TCCAGACCTTCACACACTTCATCTCCTCCAATAGAGCCTTCAGCATGCGATAAAATCATTGGTATATGGTCAAAAATTAGAGAAATGTACAACACATATACCCCACAGTCAAATTCTGCAACAGCAATTCATATTAGTTGTGGTGAAAACAGTAGATTTAATGTGTATCCAACACATGCAATTCTCATAGTAGATGTAAGAATATCAGTAAGTGGTAGTGTGGAGGCAATTGAAAAAGATGTTCTGAACATAGTTAAACAATACAATGAATGTTTTCAGAGAGTTGTCGATTTTACACCACCAATCAAAGTCTCAGTGAATAACACAGTTGTAAGGGCATTAACAAGAGCATTGTTGAAGACAAACACTAAGCCAAGGTTTGTTTATAAACTTGGGACAAGCGATATGAACATTCTTGCAGCATGTGCAAACAATAATATTGTTGCTTATGGTCCTGGCAAATCACAGTTATCTCATACAGATGAGGAGGAAATAGCTGTTGATGAGCTGCTACAAGGCATAGACATTTACACAAAAACAATTTTAGAGTTTTTCAATATACTTGATTGAATTTGCATTAAAAAATGGAATCTATTAACTAAAATCTCTCTAATTATACCTAGATTCATTACGTTTTCAAAGGTCTTGAAATTCTTGGTTTAACAACTACACCATCTATAGGCTTATTCTCTAAATAATTCACTATAGCCTCCACAACAGCTTCATCCATACCTTTAAGAGACTCCCATGTATATGCAGCTATATGTGGTGTTATAATCACATTTGGATATTTCAACAATTTGTGATCAGGGCCTATAGGCTCTTTCTCAACTGTATCTGCTGCATAAGCTGCTATAGTTCCATTTTCAAGATACTCACACAGCGCATCTTCATCAACAAGCTCTCCTCTAGCGGTATTGACTATTATAACACCCTTCTTCATCTTGCTCAACACATTCCTGTTGATCATATGATAAGTTTCATTTGTTAAAGGTGCATGGAGTGTTACTATATCGCTTTCCCTAGCTAATTCTTCTAAAGATGTAGCATATTTGTAGCTTAGTTGCTCAACTCTTTCCCTAGGTATGTAAGGATCATAAACAATTATTTTAGCTCCAAAACCCTTTGAAAGTATTTCAGCAACTCTAGACCCTATGTTCCCCAGTCCAACAACTCCTACTGTTAAAGAGCTAAGCTCTTTAGCTATGAACTTTGCTCTATCGCCCCACCTACCCTGTTTAACAGCTTCATAGGATTGAACGACATATCTCAAAGCACTTAACATAAGAGCAATTGTGTGTTCCGCAACAGCTTCTCTTTCTCTCCAACCAGGTACCCTAGCAACTGTAACTCCAAATTCTTCAGCAGCTTTAACATCTATATTGTCGTATCCAATACCATGACGAACAATAAGAACAACATCTTGGTTATTCTCAAAGAATTCTCTATCGTAAATTGGGGTAACACTTGCAACAACAACATGATACCCTCTTAGCTTCTCAGCTAAGAGCTTGCCTCTATAGTCTCTTGGAACCTCAAGTCTATCGACAATCCCAAGCTTTTTAAGTTTTTCAATGGCATCGGTATATAAACCAAAGGACTTAGAATTAACAATAGCTATTCTAATCACTACTTAGCACCTGAAGCACTTCATCCAAAACTCTCTTAGCTACTTCAACACTTCTTGAATCAAATTCTTGAATCATTTGAACAGGTGGGTAACCAGCATCAATTCCTCTAAATTTCAAGAGTTCTCTTATAGCCTCTTGAACCTCATTAGAAAGCTTAGTTAAAGCTTTTCTTAATTTGTTGACTTGGTATTGAAGCTCTAGAGCCTTGGTTAAATCACCTTTTAGAACATAGCTATACAACTTCGATGCAGCTTCTGGAATGAGGTTGGATATTCCACATATGTGAGCTGGGATTCCTATGGCAAATGCGTAGAACATGAATGAATCTCCAGCTGCAGCAATAAAGTACTTATCTTTAAATCTCTTAGCATATTCTAATAATTGATCAACATCTCTACTAGTATCCTTTATACCCTTAACACTTTTCACATTATCAACAATGTATTGAAAATCATCAGGTGTTATATTGTATCCAACACGCCCAGGATTGTTGTATATAATGATATCTAGCTCTATCTTGGATGCTACATGGTTAAAGAACTCAGCTAAACCTTTTTTACTAGGTCTATGATATGGAGGAGCCACAATGCTAACCTCTTTGTAGCCTAGATCCTTAACATTTTTGCCAAGCTCTATAACAGTATCGATACTAGCTGATCCTATGTGTGGCAGTAAATACATGTCTTTAGGAGAGAGTTCAAGAGCTTTTTCAAAAACCTTTAGCCTTATAGATTTTGGAAGTATAACTCCCTCGCCATATGTACCTGTTAGAAACAGCCCTTGAACACCATTCTTATATTGAAACTCTATCAACTGTTTCAAACAGTCTACACAAAGTTCTCCATCTTTTGATAACGATGTTATTAAAGCAGTGATTATACCATTTCTTTTCACAATTAACACCTAATACCTTTTCAATGCTGAAAGTAAATAAAGCTTATATAAAACCATGTTTTAAAATATATTTCTGCTACATCATTAAAATGAATTCTAAAACCTTTTTGAATATTTCATAGTCTTTACTTAATTTATCGCTTAATTTGCTATTGGGTTTAACAACATCTGCTGAAAATTTTGATGATATTTTGTAGATATGGTCTTTAAAAACTGCCTTTTCTAGTGAAGTTAAGGCTAGTAAAGAATTACCTACATGTACAGCATCTGGTATCTTCGTAAATACAACATTTTTATTGAAGGTGCTGGCAAGAAGCATTTTTATAAAAGGTATTTGCGCTATTTTGCCACTAGCCACAATCTTTTCATAGTCTATACCACAACCTTGAATAATGTCTCCAATAAGCTTCAGCAGTAATACAAGTCCTTCTGCAATAGACGCTAGAAATAAGTTCATGTTCAATCCCTCTCTCAATCCAAGAACCCAAACACCTATATCCCTAGACATTCTCGGGTGTCTCTCTGGGTATAGCAGTGGTATTACCACTGGCGTGGGTTTTGCAATAAACTCTTCAATGTTAATCTTATAGAGATTTTCTACAACATCTTCAATGTTTGTGTTAATTAGTTTAGCTATGTACTCTAAAACAATTCCACAATTGTTCAATGCTAAACCAGGAATCCAAATACCTCTGTAAAGATAATATGTTTGCAAATTCATATTATTTGACATATCTATAACAGGTTTTTCACTTGTAACTCTAAGCATGCTACTAGTACCCATATTGATAACACCAACACTTCTTTCACCACCAGTAAGTCCAAATATCATAGAGCCTCCATCATATAATCCAAGCACAACTGAAACATCCTCAGAAAGACCCATTTCCCTAGCCACATCAGATCTTAAATGCAGTATATAATCACCTTCCTCAATCCTTGGCAACTGATTTTCATCTACATTTGCAATTTCCAATGCGAAATCATCCCACTTAAGCTTGAATATGTTTAAAAGTTGATAAGAACCACTTGCACTAGACAAATCTGTAATAGGCTCATTTGTAAAATGTAGCATTAGCATAGCCTTTACATCTAGCAACAACGATTTCTTAACAATGTCAGGATTTCGCTGTAGGAAGTAGAGAATCTTGGGTAAGTTATAGATTGGAAGTGGAGGACACCCAGTTCTTCTATAAATTTCAACACCATGTACCTTAACATAATTTAAAACCTCTTCAGATCTTCTATCAAGCCATGTAATAATATTGCTATAAAACTCACCATTTCTACCAACAAAAACCAATGAAAATAGGTAAGATGAAAATATTAGCACATCTGGTTTACCCCAGTTTTTAACTAAATGTTTTGCAAGTCTCTTAGCTTCACCAAGTACATGTGCAGGTATATGCTCATACACCTTCTCATTAGATACTATAACATGTTTTGAATTAATCATTTCTTTAATGGAAAATTCAAAATTCTTATCATCGAAAATTGTCATAGAAGCTTTGATATATGTTGTACCTATATCTATAGAAATTATTTTAAATAAATTCAAAGTTTTCACCACATAATAGTCCAATTGAAATTCATATAATTAGAATAATAAGAAATAAATAAAATCGTTATTTTATTTATTGCTACATAATTACTTCTTCAATAATTTTATTTATAGCTTTTCTTAAAGTGACATATATAGAGA
This genomic stretch from Ignisphaera cupida harbors:
- a CDS encoding FGGY family carbohydrate kinase; the protein is MNLFKIISIDIGTTYIKASMTIFDDKNFEFSIKEMINSKHVIVSNEKVYEHIPAHVLGEAKRLAKHLVKNWGKPDVLIFSSYLFSLVFVGRNGEFYSNIITWLDRRSEEVLNYVKVHGVEIYRRTGCPPLPIYNLPKILYFLQRNPDIVKKSLLLDVKAMLMLHFTNEPITDLSSASGSYQLLNIFKLKWDDFALEIANVDENQLPRIEEGDYILHLRSDVAREMGLSEDVSVVLGLYDGGSMIFGLTGGERSVGVINMGTSSMLRVTSEKPVIDMSNNMNLQTYYLYRGIWIPGLALNNCGIVLEYIAKLINTNIEDVVENLYKINIEEFIAKPTPVVIPLLYPERHPRMSRDIGVWVLGLREGLNMNLFLASIAEGLVLLLKLIGDIIQGCGIDYEKIVASGKIAQIPFIKMLLASTFNKNVVFTKIPDAVHVGNSLLALTSLEKAVFKDHIYKISSKFSADVVKPNSKLSDKLSKDYEIFKKVLEFILMM
- a CDS encoding dihydrodipicolinate synthase family protein yields the protein MKRNGIITALITSLSKDGELCVDCLKQLIEFQYKNGVQGLFLTGTYGEGVILPKSIRLKVFEKALELSPKDMYLLPHIGSASIDTVIELGKNVKDLGYKEVSIVAPPYHRPSKKGLAEFFNHVASKIELDIIIYNNPGRVGYNITPDDFQYIVDNVKSVKGIKDTSRDVDQLLEYAKRFKDKYFIAAAGDSFMFYAFAIGIPAHICGISNLIPEAASKLYSYVLKGDLTKALELQYQVNKLRKALTKLSNEVQEAIRELLKFRGIDAGYPPVQMIQEFDSRSVEVAKRVLDEVLQVLSSD
- a CDS encoding N-acetyl-lysine deacetylase, translated to MVNALRNLAVDMLLDIVKAYSPTGAEEKAVKILYEYAKTLGFDKITIDNVGNLIAEIGYGEKSLALIGHIDTVPGEIPVEYNGYSIKGRGAVDAKGPLTAMFIAASLAKRGIDLNKHRIVVVAAVGEEGDSIGAKELLKKGFKANGIVIGEPSNNSIVIGYRGGMRLEITCKSRPSHTSSPPIEPSACDKIIGIWSKIREMYNTYTPQSNSATAIHISCGENSRFNVYPTHAILIVDVRISVSGSVEAIEKDVLNIVKQYNECFQRVVDFTPPIKVSVNNTVVRALTRALLKTNTKPRFVYKLGTSDMNILAACANNNIVAYGPGKSQLSHTDEEEIAVDELLQGIDIYTKTILEFFNILD
- a CDS encoding D-isomer specific 2-hydroxyacid dehydrogenase family protein, translating into MIRIAIVNSKSFGLYTDAIEKLKKLGIVDRLEVPRDYRGKLLAEKLRGYHVVVASVTPIYDREFFENNQDVVLIVRHGIGYDNIDVKAAEEFGVTVARVPGWREREAVAEHTIALMLSALRYVVQSYEAVKQGRWGDRAKFIAKELSSLTVGVVGLGNIGSRVAEILSKGFGAKIIVYDPYIPRERVEQLSYKYATSLEELARESDIVTLHAPLTNETYHMINRNVLSKMKKGVIIVNTARGELVDEDALCEYLENGTIAAYAADTVEKEPIGPDHKLLKYPNVIITPHIAAYTWESLKGMDEAVVEAIVNYLENKPIDGVVVKPRISRPLKT